The following are from one region of the Edwardsiella tarda ATCC 15947 = NBRC 105688 genome:
- the putP gene encoding sodium/proline symporter PutP yields MAMSTPMLVTFCIYILGMILIGFLAWRSTKNFDDYILGGRSLGPFVTALSAGASDMSGWLLMGLPGAVFIAGISESWIAIGLTLGAWLNWRLVAGRLRVHTEANNNALTLPDYFTARFADNSRLLRIISALVILLFFTIYCASGIVAGARLFESTFGMSYQTALWAGAAATIIYTFIGGFLAVSWTDTVQASLMIFALILTPVMVVIAVGGFDESLAVIQQKSIENVDMLKGLNLVAILSLLGWGLGYFGQPHILARFMAADSHYSLVNARRISMTWMILCLLGAVAVGFFGIAYFNNHPELAGAVEGNAERVFIALAQLLFNPWIAGVLLSAILAAVMSTLSCQLLVCSSAITEDLYKAFLRKQAGQQELVWVGRAMVLVVALVAIALAANPENRVLGLVSYAWAGFGAAFGPVVICSVLWSRMTRNGALAGMIIGALTVIVWKQYAWLGLYEIIPGFFFAGVGIVLVSLLDRAPSAAVQRRFAEADAYYRSAEPPALRPEWE; encoded by the coding sequence ATGGCTATGAGCACACCCATGTTGGTGACATTTTGTATCTACATCTTGGGCATGATCCTGATCGGCTTTTTGGCATGGCGATCGACGAAGAACTTCGATGACTACATTCTCGGTGGGCGTAGCCTCGGCCCCTTCGTCACTGCGCTATCGGCTGGCGCCTCAGATATGAGCGGGTGGTTGCTGATGGGACTGCCCGGCGCGGTATTCATCGCCGGCATCTCGGAGAGCTGGATCGCCATCGGCCTGACGCTCGGGGCATGGTTGAACTGGCGGCTGGTGGCCGGGCGCCTGCGGGTACATACCGAGGCGAATAATAATGCGTTGACACTGCCGGATTACTTTACCGCCCGTTTCGCCGACAACAGTCGTCTGTTGCGTATCATCTCCGCCCTGGTGATCCTGCTCTTTTTCACCATCTACTGCGCCTCCGGGATCGTGGCCGGTGCGCGTCTGTTTGAGAGCACCTTCGGCATGAGTTACCAGACGGCGCTATGGGCCGGCGCGGCGGCGACCATCATCTATACCTTCATCGGTGGTTTCCTGGCGGTCAGTTGGACCGACACGGTGCAGGCGAGTCTGATGATCTTTGCCCTGATCCTGACACCGGTGATGGTGGTCATCGCCGTTGGCGGTTTCGATGAGTCCCTGGCGGTGATCCAACAGAAAAGCATCGAGAACGTCGATATGTTGAAGGGGTTGAATCTGGTCGCCATCCTCTCGTTGCTCGGTTGGGGGCTGGGCTACTTTGGTCAGCCCCATATCCTGGCGCGCTTTATGGCCGCCGACTCACACTATAGTCTGGTCAATGCGCGTCGCATTAGCATGACCTGGATGATCCTCTGCCTACTCGGTGCGGTCGCCGTCGGTTTCTTCGGCATCGCCTACTTCAATAACCATCCTGAGCTGGCTGGCGCGGTGGAGGGCAACGCCGAACGGGTCTTCATTGCGTTGGCTCAGTTGCTGTTTAACCCGTGGATCGCCGGTGTTCTGCTCTCGGCCATCCTGGCGGCGGTGATGTCGACCTTAAGCTGTCAGCTGTTGGTATGCTCCAGCGCGATTACCGAGGATCTGTATAAGGCCTTTCTGCGTAAGCAGGCCGGACAGCAGGAGCTGGTATGGGTCGGGCGGGCGATGGTGCTGGTGGTGGCGCTGGTCGCTATCGCGCTGGCGGCTAACCCGGAAAACCGGGTGCTGGGGTTGGTGAGTTATGCCTGGGCCGGTTTTGGGGCGGCCTTCGGGCCGGTGGTGATCTGTTCGGTGCTCTGGTCGCGCATGACGCGAAACGGCGCACTGGCCGGGATGATTATCGGTGCCCTCACGGTGATCGTCTGGAAGCAGTACGCCTGGTTGGGACTGTATGAGATTATCCCCGGCTTCTTCTTTGCGGGCGTGGGGATCGTGCTGGTTAGCCTGTTGGATCGCGCGCCGTCGGCGGCGGTACAGCGGCGTTTCGCCGAGGCCGACGCCTACTACCGCTCGGCGGAACCCCCTGCGTTACGCCCGGAGTGGGAGTAA
- a CDS encoding Cu(+)/Ag(+) sensor histidine kinase yields MSRNPLRRPISLAARLTLTISLATSLAFAVFTWIMIYSVERHFAELDNGTLQQVRSSILRVLQEPPRPDVPRQEMLNRVLAGYQNISVAIRADDQRFLYRSDSAAHLNAVWQLPALPHYLQSGQVFRWSNTRHASPHDAAHPEAYRLIASTVYPAGDPQAPYTLLIALSINVHLHYLDQLKRDLMICAAFISLLIIFIVLLAVYNGHQPLRQLSGTIKSITAKNLDTRLEPGAVPIELQQLVLSFNQMLARIEDVFTRQANFSADIAHEMRTPITNLITQSEIVLSQARTQHELEEVIYSNLEEYQRMAKMVNDMLFLAQADNQRLGLNCLPFDLREETLKVFDFFEAWAEECRVTLRFDGQAAAAWGDPLMVRRVISNLLSNAIRHTPAGQCIHVRLSETKDRVQLCVANPGTPIAAQHLPRLFDRFYRVDPARQRKGEGSGIGLAIVKSIITAHQGQVWVSSDSEATRFHFSLARAEHGKA; encoded by the coding sequence ATGAGCCGTAACCCCCTACGACGCCCCATCTCGCTGGCGGCACGCCTGACCCTGACCATCTCCCTGGCAACCAGTCTCGCCTTCGCCGTGTTCACCTGGATCATGATCTACTCCGTCGAGCGTCACTTCGCCGAGCTGGATAACGGCACGCTCCAACAGGTGCGCAGCAGCATCCTGCGCGTCTTGCAAGAGCCACCCCGTCCCGACGTCCCTCGCCAGGAGATGCTGAACCGCGTACTGGCTGGCTATCAGAACATCAGCGTCGCGATCCGCGCCGATGACCAGCGCTTCCTCTACCGCTCAGACTCCGCCGCCCACCTCAACGCCGTCTGGCAATTACCCGCCTTGCCGCATTACCTACAAAGCGGCCAAGTCTTCCGCTGGTCGAATACCCGGCACGCGTCCCCGCACGATGCGGCGCACCCCGAGGCGTACCGTCTGATCGCCAGCACCGTCTACCCGGCGGGCGATCCACAGGCCCCCTACACCCTGTTGATTGCCCTCTCGATCAACGTACACCTGCACTATCTCGACCAGCTAAAGCGGGATCTGATGATCTGCGCGGCCTTTATCAGCCTGCTGATCATTTTCATCGTGCTGCTCGCCGTGTACAACGGACACCAACCGCTACGCCAACTCAGCGGCACGATCAAGAGCATCACCGCAAAGAACCTCGATACCCGCCTCGAACCGGGCGCGGTGCCGATCGAGCTGCAACAACTCGTCCTCTCCTTCAACCAGATGCTCGCCCGCATCGAGGATGTTTTTACCCGCCAGGCAAACTTCTCTGCCGACATTGCCCATGAGATGCGTACCCCCATCACCAACCTGATCACCCAAAGCGAGATCGTGTTAAGCCAGGCGCGTACCCAACACGAGTTGGAGGAGGTCATCTATTCGAATCTCGAAGAGTACCAGCGTATGGCGAAGATGGTGAATGACATGCTCTTTCTGGCGCAAGCGGACAATCAACGCCTCGGCCTAAACTGCCTTCCGTTCGATCTCCGCGAGGAGACCCTGAAGGTCTTCGACTTCTTCGAAGCCTGGGCAGAGGAGTGCCGGGTAACCCTGCGCTTCGACGGCCAGGCCGCAGCCGCCTGGGGCGATCCCTTGATGGTGCGACGGGTCATCAGCAATCTGTTGTCTAACGCCATCCGCCATACGCCGGCAGGCCAATGCATACATGTACGACTCAGCGAGACAAAGGACAGGGTACAACTCTGCGTCGCTAACCCCGGCACGCCGATCGCGGCGCAGCATCTGCCCCGGCTGTTTGACCGCTTCTATCGCGTCGATCCCGCACGCCAGCGTAAGGGGGAAGGAAGCGGCATCGGCCTAGCCATCGTCAAGTCGATCATCACGGCACATCAAGGCCAAGTCTGGGTCAGCTCCGATAGCGAGGCCACCCGCTTTCACTTTTCCCTCGCACGCGCCGAACACGGCAAGGCGTAA
- a CDS encoding copper/silver response regulator transcription factor, which produces MKILIVEDEVKTGKYLSKGLTEAGFVVDLTDNGLTGYHLAMTAGYDLIILDILLPDVNGWDVVRMLRNANQGVPILLLSALGTIEQRVKGLELGADDYLVKPFAFAELLARVRTLLRRGNSHIPERQFQVADLTLDLLSRKVTRSGKRLTLTGKEFTLLEFFIRHQGEVLPRSLIASQVWDMNFDSDTNAIDVAVKRLRAKIDLDFEPKLIQTVRGVGYMLEVPDEP; this is translated from the coding sequence GTGAAGATACTGATCGTCGAAGATGAGGTAAAAACCGGGAAATACCTGAGTAAAGGGTTAACCGAGGCGGGATTTGTCGTCGATCTCACCGACAACGGTTTGACGGGATATCATTTGGCGATGACTGCTGGCTATGATCTGATCATCCTCGACATCCTGCTGCCCGACGTCAATGGCTGGGATGTGGTGCGCATGCTGCGCAACGCCAACCAAGGGGTGCCGATCCTACTGCTCAGCGCCCTGGGTACCATCGAGCAACGGGTGAAGGGATTAGAACTCGGGGCCGACGATTATCTGGTCAAGCCCTTTGCCTTCGCCGAACTCCTGGCTCGGGTGAGAACCCTGTTGCGTCGCGGCAACAGCCACATACCGGAGCGTCAGTTTCAGGTGGCCGATCTCACCCTCGATCTCCTCTCGCGGAAGGTGACACGTAGCGGCAAGCGTCTCACCCTGACCGGTAAGGAGTTCACCCTGCTGGAGTTTTTCATCCGCCATCAGGGGGAGGTTCTGCCCCGCTCGTTGATCGCCTCCCAGGTCTGGGACATGAACTTCGACAGCGATACCAATGCCATCGATGTGGCCGTCAAGCGCCTGCGCGCCAAAATCGATCTCGACTTCGAGCCTAAGCTGATCCAGACGGTGCGCGGTGTAGGCTACATGCTTGAGGTGCCCGATGAGCCGTAA
- a CDS encoding Cu(I)/Ag(I) efflux RND transporter outer membrane protein has product MVKIKQLGVSMVLALTGCVSLAPEYQRPPSPVAARFSSSQAASVEAPSHYQDHGWRQFFHETQVQRLIEQALRNNRDLRQAVLNVRLARTQLALQQAERYPQLDASAQANYRDPFAGGASSREYQLGGALGFELDLFGRLQSMSEQERQNFLASQQAQRAVQILVVANVAQAYFTQQLAYAQLRIAEETLQNYRQSYSLIEQQVRAGSNNLLALEQARGQIESTQATLARREGELAQANHAIQRLVGVYGDLPGDQEGLARGVEPLALPVPLPSTILLQRPDIMEAEHLLQAADANIGAARAAFFPSISLSGGVNSSGSDLAGLFSAAGGMWSFVPKVTLPIFNGGRNRANLQLAELRQQQSIVNYENKIQAAFKEVDDALSTRDSLADQLMAQQRYLDALQATLQRARGLYAHGALSYLEVLDAERALFTTRQTLLDLRYAQQANEITLFAALGGGWQA; this is encoded by the coding sequence ATGGTTAAGATAAAGCAATTAGGCGTCAGTATGGTATTGGCCCTGACGGGGTGCGTCTCCCTCGCGCCAGAGTATCAGCGCCCGCCATCCCCGGTAGCGGCACGGTTCTCCTCGTCGCAGGCGGCCAGTGTCGAGGCGCCATCGCACTACCAGGATCACGGCTGGCGCCAATTCTTTCACGAGACGCAGGTTCAGCGGCTGATCGAGCAGGCATTGCGCAACAATCGTGACCTGCGCCAGGCGGTGCTCAATGTGCGTCTGGCGCGTACGCAACTGGCGTTGCAGCAGGCGGAGCGTTATCCCCAACTCGATGCCAGCGCGCAGGCCAACTACCGAGATCCGTTTGCGGGGGGCGCGAGTAGCCGGGAGTATCAACTGGGCGGGGCGTTGGGGTTTGAGCTGGATCTGTTCGGTCGGTTGCAGTCGATGAGCGAGCAGGAGCGGCAGAATTTTCTCGCGAGCCAGCAGGCGCAACGCGCGGTGCAGATCCTGGTGGTCGCCAACGTCGCCCAGGCCTATTTTACTCAGCAACTGGCTTATGCTCAGTTGCGTATCGCCGAAGAGACGTTGCAAAACTATCGTCAGTCCTACTCCCTGATCGAACAACAGGTGCGGGCGGGCAGTAACAACCTGCTGGCGTTGGAGCAGGCTCGCGGACAGATCGAGAGTACTCAGGCGACGCTGGCACGGCGCGAGGGGGAGCTGGCACAGGCCAACCATGCCATCCAACGCCTGGTCGGTGTGTATGGCGATCTGCCCGGCGATCAGGAGGGCTTAGCGCGCGGCGTTGAGCCGCTGGCGCTGCCGGTGCCGCTGCCGTCGACGATCCTGTTGCAACGCCCCGACATTATGGAGGCGGAGCATCTGCTGCAAGCGGCGGATGCCAATATCGGCGCGGCGCGCGCCGCCTTCTTTCCCTCGATCTCGCTGAGTGGTGGTGTGAACAGCAGTGGCTCTGATTTAGCCGGGCTATTTAGTGCCGCCGGGGGGATGTGGAGCTTCGTGCCCAAGGTAACCCTGCCGATCTTTAATGGCGGGCGCAATCGCGCCAATCTGCAACTCGCCGAATTACGTCAGCAACAATCCATCGTGAACTATGAAAACAAGATCCAGGCAGCGTTTAAGGAGGTGGATGATGCCCTCTCGACACGCGATAGCCTCGCCGATCAACTCATGGCGCAACAACGTTACCTCGACGCCCTCCAGGCTACCTTGCAGCGCGCCCGTGGCTTATATGCGCATGGCGCGCTGAGTTATCTCGAGGTGTTGGATGCCGAGCGCGCGTTATTTACGACGCGACAGACGCTGCTCGATCTGCGCTATGCACAACAAGCGAATGAAATAACCCTTTTCGCCGCGTTAGGCGGTGGCTGGCAGGCATAA
- a CDS encoding copper-binding protein yields the protein MKTAINLALCTLFIMAGSVPALAAERAHQHAQPAASDQAQAPQITTRGEVKAIDLAAKKITLSHPAIPELAWPAMTMRFTFSEASQVAGIKPGDQVTFSFVQQGTTARLVTIHPL from the coding sequence ATGAAAACGGCAATCAACCTGGCTTTATGCACGCTATTCATCATGGCGGGTAGCGTCCCGGCGCTGGCGGCGGAGCGTGCTCATCAACACGCTCAGCCGGCGGCCAGTGATCAGGCGCAAGCCCCACAGATCACGACGCGTGGAGAGGTGAAAGCGATCGATCTGGCGGCGAAGAAGATCACCCTCAGCCACCCGGCGATCCCCGAGCTAGCGTGGCCAGCGATGACGATGCGCTTTACCTTCAGCGAGGCGAGCCAAGTGGCGGGGATAAAACCGGGCGATCAGGTGACGTTCTCGTTCGTTCAGCAAGGCACGACCGCCCGGCTGGTCACGATTCACCCCCTCTGA
- a CDS encoding efflux RND transporter periplasmic adaptor subunit, protein MPALHIKYATALACGLILGGLISVGLYAYLTPSASTASAPAERRVLFWYDPMKPDVKFDQPGPSPFMDMDLVPKYADEGAEQDQAAGIRIDPAQQQNLGLKTVTVRQGRLRDSITLPATIGFNEYQYVIVQARAEGFVEKVYPLTNGDRITRGTPLVDMTIPAWVEAQSEYLLLTQGASQEAQRQGVLERLRLSGMPEADIQRLRTTRRIQTRFTLRAPIDGVITAFDLRAGMNFSKDKVVAQIQGIDPVWVTAALPETMAAQLNADSRFELTVPAYPQQRFSLLDWRTLPRADATTRTLQIRLSLANPDGRLRPGMNATLRLETQSPPMLLIPAQAIVDNGAEQHVITVTPEGRFLPKRVTVAQEAQQQAAIAAGLTEGESVVTNGLFLIDSEASISGALARMRQANEGEAPSSSARTGSSTASHEQGGVGHD, encoded by the coding sequence ATGCCCGCTCTACACATAAAATATGCCACAGCGCTTGCCTGTGGCTTAATTCTGGGAGGGCTGATCAGCGTCGGCCTGTATGCTTATCTGACGCCGTCAGCCTCGACGGCCTCGGCTCCCGCCGAACGCCGCGTCCTGTTTTGGTATGATCCGATGAAACCCGATGTCAAATTCGACCAGCCGGGTCCATCCCCCTTTATGGACATGGATCTGGTGCCGAAATACGCCGATGAGGGGGCGGAACAGGATCAGGCGGCAGGGATACGCATCGATCCCGCCCAACAACAGAACCTGGGCTTAAAGACGGTCACGGTACGCCAAGGGCGATTACGCGACAGCATCACCTTGCCCGCGACCATCGGCTTTAACGAATACCAATATGTGATCGTGCAGGCGCGCGCGGAGGGCTTTGTCGAAAAGGTCTATCCGTTGACCAACGGCGATCGGATCACGCGGGGCACGCCACTGGTCGACATGACTATTCCCGCCTGGGTTGAGGCACAGAGCGAATATCTACTCCTCACTCAGGGTGCGAGCCAAGAGGCGCAGCGCCAGGGGGTACTGGAGCGCCTGCGTCTAAGCGGGATGCCGGAGGCAGACATCCAGCGTCTGCGTACCACGCGTCGCATCCAGACCCGTTTCACCCTGCGTGCACCGATCGACGGGGTGATCACCGCCTTCGATCTGCGCGCCGGAATGAACTTCTCCAAGGATAAGGTGGTCGCCCAGATCCAGGGCATCGATCCGGTCTGGGTCACTGCCGCACTGCCTGAGACGATGGCGGCGCAGTTGAATGCGGACAGCCGCTTCGAGCTGACGGTGCCCGCCTATCCTCAGCAGCGCTTTTCGCTACTCGACTGGCGCACGCTGCCCCGCGCCGATGCGACGACACGCACCCTACAGATCCGTCTCTCGCTGGCGAATCCCGACGGTCGGCTGAGACCCGGGATGAACGCCACGCTACGCCTCGAGACGCAGAGCCCGCCGATGTTATTGATCCCCGCCCAGGCGATCGTCGATAACGGCGCCGAGCAGCATGTGATCACCGTGACGCCGGAGGGGCGCTTCCTGCCGAAGCGCGTCACGGTGGCGCAAGAGGCGCAGCAGCAGGCAGCCATCGCCGCCGGGTTGACGGAGGGCGAGTCGGTGGTGACCAATGGCCTGTTCCTGATCGACTCGGAGGCTAGCATTAGCGGCGCGTTGGCGCGTATGCGCCAGGCGAATGAAGGGGAGGCGCCATCGTCATCTGCCCGTACGGGTTCGTCTACGGCGTCTCACGAGCAGGGAGGAGTGGGTCATGATTGA
- a CDS encoding CusA/CzcA family heavy metal efflux RND transporter: MIEWIIRRSVANRFLVMMGVLFLSLWGAWTIANTPVDALPDLSDVQVIIKTSYPGQAPQLVEDQVTYPLTTTMLSVPGAKTVRGFSQFGTSYVYVIFADGTDLYWARSRVLEYLNQVQGKLPAGVSAEIGPDATGVGWIFEYALLDRSGRHDLAELRSLQDWFLKYELKTIPNVSEVASVGGVVKQYQIQVDPLKLTQYGISLAAVKQAVGASNQEAGGASLELGEAEYMVRANGYLRTLDDFNHIVLKSDQQGVPITLHDVARVQIGPEMRRGIAELDGEGEVAGGVVILRSGENARQVISAVKAKLATLQSSLPPGVEVVTTYDRSQLIDRAIDNLSLKLLEEFIVVALVCALFLWHVRSALVAIVSLPLGLCIAFIIMRYQGINANIMSLGGIAIAVGAMVDAAIVMIENAHKRLEEWAHRHPDSPIDNATRWRVITDAAVEVGPALFISLLIITLSFIPIFTLEGQEGRLFGPLAFTKTYAMAGAAALAIVVIPILMGFWIRGNIPPESRNPLNRFLIRIYHPLLLAVLRWPRLTLLVAALSIVTVIWPLQRIGGEFLPTINEGDLLYMPSTLPGISPALAAQLLQTTDKLIKQVPEVASVFGKSGKAETATDSAPLEMIETTIQLKPQDQWRPGMTMDKIIAELDATVRLPGLANLWVPPIRNRIDMLSTGIKSPIGIKVSGTVLGDIDVTAQRIEAVAKGVPGVVSALAERLEGGRYLDIQIQRQKAARYGMTVADVQLFVSSAIGGAMVGETVEGVARYPITLRYPQAWRESPEALRQLPILTPLQQQITLGDVAEVRVASGPSMLKTENARPASWIYIDARGRDMVSVVEDLKTAIRQQVTLAPGTSVSFSGQFELLEHANRKLMLMVPMTLVIIFILLYLAFRRVEEALLILMSLPFALVGGIWFLYWQGFHLSVATGTGFIALAGVAAEFGVVMLMYLRQAIEQDPALCQRERFTPAALDEALYHGAVLRVRPKAMTVAVIIAGLLPILWGSGAGSEVMSRIAAPMIGGMITAPLLSLFIIPAAYKLIWLHRQRRALHRVTR, from the coding sequence ATGATTGAATGGATCATTCGCCGCTCGGTGGCCAACCGTTTCCTGGTGATGATGGGAGTGCTGTTCCTTAGCCTCTGGGGCGCGTGGACCATCGCCAACACGCCGGTGGATGCGTTACCCGACCTCTCCGATGTGCAAGTGATTATCAAGACCAGCTACCCCGGGCAGGCACCACAGTTGGTGGAGGATCAGGTGACCTATCCGCTGACCACCACCATGTTGTCGGTGCCGGGGGCCAAGACGGTGCGCGGTTTCTCCCAGTTCGGCACCTCCTATGTCTATGTCATCTTCGCCGATGGCACCGACCTCTATTGGGCGCGTTCGCGGGTGCTGGAGTATTTGAATCAGGTACAGGGTAAGCTCCCGGCGGGGGTGAGCGCGGAGATCGGACCCGATGCCACCGGCGTCGGTTGGATTTTCGAGTATGCGCTGCTGGATAGGAGCGGACGGCACGATCTGGCCGAGCTACGCTCACTCCAGGATTGGTTTCTAAAGTATGAGTTGAAGACTATTCCTAACGTCTCGGAGGTGGCCTCGGTCGGCGGGGTGGTGAAACAGTATCAGATCCAGGTCGACCCGTTGAAGCTGACACAGTATGGCATCAGCCTGGCGGCGGTGAAGCAGGCCGTCGGGGCATCCAATCAGGAGGCGGGCGGCGCGTCGCTGGAGCTGGGCGAGGCGGAGTATATGGTACGCGCCAACGGCTATCTGCGCACCCTCGACGACTTTAACCACATCGTTCTGAAGAGCGACCAGCAGGGCGTGCCGATCACCCTGCACGATGTCGCTCGCGTCCAGATTGGGCCGGAGATGCGTCGGGGGATCGCCGAGCTGGATGGCGAGGGTGAGGTGGCCGGGGGCGTGGTGATCCTGCGTTCGGGCGAGAACGCGCGCCAGGTGATCAGTGCGGTGAAGGCGAAGCTCGCCACGCTACAAAGCAGCCTACCACCCGGCGTGGAGGTGGTGACGACCTATGACCGCAGCCAACTGATCGATCGGGCGATCGACAACCTGAGCCTCAAACTGCTGGAGGAGTTTATCGTGGTGGCGCTGGTCTGCGCCCTGTTCCTCTGGCATGTGCGTTCGGCGCTGGTGGCCATCGTCTCCTTGCCGCTGGGGCTGTGCATCGCCTTTATCATCATGCGCTATCAGGGGATTAACGCCAACATCATGTCATTGGGCGGCATCGCCATCGCGGTAGGGGCGATGGTCGATGCGGCGATCGTGATGATCGAGAACGCCCATAAACGCCTGGAGGAGTGGGCGCATCGTCATCCCGACAGCCCTATCGACAACGCGACGCGCTGGCGGGTGATCACGGATGCGGCGGTCGAGGTGGGGCCGGCCTTGTTCATCAGCCTGCTGATCATCACGCTCTCATTTATCCCCATCTTTACCCTCGAGGGGCAGGAGGGGCGGCTGTTCGGTCCATTAGCGTTCACCAAGACCTACGCCATGGCCGGGGCGGCGGCGTTGGCTATCGTCGTGATCCCCATCCTGATGGGGTTCTGGATCCGTGGCAACATCCCACCAGAGAGTCGTAATCCACTGAATCGCTTTCTGATCAGGATCTATCATCCACTGTTACTCGCCGTGCTGCGTTGGCCGCGACTCACCCTGCTGGTGGCGGCGTTGTCCATCGTGACGGTGATCTGGCCGTTGCAGCGTATCGGCGGCGAGTTTCTGCCGACCATCAACGAAGGCGATCTGTTGTACATGCCCTCGACGCTACCGGGGATCTCGCCCGCCCTGGCGGCGCAACTGTTGCAGACCACGGACAAACTGATCAAGCAGGTGCCAGAGGTGGCCAGTGTCTTTGGTAAGAGCGGCAAGGCGGAGACGGCGACTGACTCGGCGCCGTTGGAGATGATCGAGACCACCATTCAGTTGAAACCGCAGGATCAGTGGCGTCCAGGGATGACGATGGACAAGATCATCGCCGAACTTGACGCCACGGTACGTCTGCCGGGGTTGGCGAACCTGTGGGTTCCGCCGATCCGCAACCGCATCGACATGCTCTCGACCGGGATCAAGAGTCCGATCGGCATCAAGGTATCGGGTACCGTGCTGGGCGACATCGACGTCACGGCCCAGCGTATCGAGGCGGTGGCGAAGGGGGTACCCGGCGTGGTCTCGGCGCTGGCGGAGCGCCTGGAGGGGGGGCGTTACCTCGACATTCAGATCCAGCGCCAGAAGGCGGCGCGCTACGGCATGACGGTCGCCGATGTGCAGCTATTCGTCTCCTCCGCCATCGGCGGGGCGATGGTCGGAGAGACCGTCGAGGGGGTGGCGCGTTATCCCATCACGCTACGTTACCCTCAGGCCTGGCGAGAGTCGCCCGAGGCGCTACGCCAATTACCGATCCTGACGCCGTTACAGCAGCAGATCACCCTGGGCGACGTGGCGGAGGTGCGCGTGGCCTCTGGGCCTTCGATGCTGAAGACCGAGAATGCGCGTCCGGCCAGCTGGATCTACATTGATGCGCGTGGCCGCGATATGGTGTCGGTGGTTGAGGATCTGAAGACGGCGATCCGGCAGCAGGTCACCCTGGCACCGGGCACCAGCGTCAGCTTCTCCGGCCAATTCGAACTGCTGGAGCATGCCAATCGCAAGCTGATGCTGATGGTGCCGATGACGCTGGTGATCATCTTCATCCTGCTCTATCTGGCTTTCCGGCGGGTCGAAGAGGCACTGCTGATCCTGATGAGCCTGCCCTTCGCCCTGGTAGGGGGCATCTGGTTCCTCTACTGGCAGGGCTTTCATCTGTCGGTCGCCACCGGTACCGGCTTCATCGCCCTGGCCGGTGTGGCCGCCGAGTTTGGCGTGGTGATGTTGATGTATTTACGCCAGGCTATCGAGCAAGATCCGGCGTTATGCCAGCGTGAACGTTTTACCCCGGCGGCGTTGGATGAGGCGTTGTATCATGGTGCGGTGCTGCGGGTACGCCCCAAGGCGATGACCGTGGCGGTGATCATCGCCGGTCTGCTGCCGATCCTGTGGGGAAGCGGCGCCGGCTCGGAGGTGATGAGCCGTATCGCTGCGCCGATGATCGGTGGGATGATCACCGCGCCGCTGCTATCGCTGTTTATCATCCCGGCGGCCTATAAGCTGATCTGGTTGCATCGTCAACGCCGCGCTCTGCATCGGGTGACTCGCTAA